The sequence below is a genomic window from Zhongshania aliphaticivorans.
TGGCTGGCGACTTTCACACCTATTACAACGCACACAAAATGCTCGGCGAAGATGTCGCTGTGCGCGACGCCCGACTTGCCTTGGCCTGCGCAGTACAACAAGTCTTGCGCAACGGCCTGAGCTTATTAGGCGTGTCGGCACCAGAGGAAATGTAAGGCATGGCACAAGCTCCCAAAAAAACCAGTCGCGGCGCCACTCGCAGCCCCGCCAGCAGCGGCCTGCCTGCGTCGGTATTGCTCGGCACAGGCTTTATCGCCGGGGTAATTTGCTCGGTTTTGGTATTCAGCGCACTGAGCAAACAACCCAATAATGACGTTAAGGTAGCTGCCGCCAAGAGCGCCGCCGAGGCCAAGGTCAAAGCTGACCGCAAAGAAGTGACCACAAACACCAAATTCGATTTCTTCACATTGCTCCCTGAGCGCGAAGTCATTGTCAATGACGAGCGCCCTGCACCCAAGCCGGTCGCGGCGGCAAGCGCACCCAAAAACGACCGCCCACCGGTTGATGCCAAGCCTGACCCCAATATGGAAAAGTATATTCTGCAGGCCGGCTCCTTCCGCCAAGGCGCTGATGCAGATCGGCGCCGCGCCCAGATTCTGCTACTCGGCCTCGATGCCAAAGTAGAATCAGTTGAAGCAAACGGCGAGCGCTGGCACCGCGTTTATGTTGGCCCCTTCCAATCGCACAACACCTTGAGTGATGCCCGCAGCAAGCTGATTAACGAG
It includes:
- a CDS encoding SPOR domain-containing protein codes for the protein MAQAPKKTSRGATRSPASSGLPASVLLGTGFIAGVICSVLVFSALSKQPNNDVKVAAAKSAAEAKVKADRKEVTTNTKFDFFTLLPEREVIVNDERPAPKPVAAASAPKNDRPPVDAKPDPNMEKYILQAGSFRQGADADRRRAQILLLGLDAKVESVEANGERWHRVYVGPFQSHNTLSDARSKLINESIDTLVIRQKN